The genomic window CAAAAAATTTCATTAGTGTAAGGATCAGCTTTTAATTGTAGTGGTTCTAGCCCTGTTAAAGCCTGGATGGCAATCATACCCAAAGCATAAATATCACTGTTGGGCTGTGTTTGACCAATAAATTGCTCTGGCGGTATGTATCCCAATGAGGTGACGGGAATCCGATAAATGGGCAATTCCGTACCTATACCAAAATCAACAGACTGGATTGAGCCAAAGTCAATCAAAACTAACTTGCTATCGCTAGTACGTCTAATTAAGTTTTCTGGTTTGATATCGCAATGAATCACGCCTTGAGAGTGAACAAATTCCAGAATACCTAAGACATCTATCAGGAATTCTACAACTTCCCTTTCACTCCACAGACAACCCCACTGTTGCTCGATGGGCAATTCCGCAGTCAGTGCATGTCCTTCAATCCACTCTTGCACTAAATAAAATCGCTCGTTTTCTTCAAAGCAAGCGATGAATTCAGGAATTTGGTGATGGCTTCCCAGAAGCTTGAGGGTTTGGGTTTCAGTTAGAAACAGTAACCTCAGCATCTCCAAGTAGCCAGATTCGGAACTGCTAACTTTAATCTGTTTAACAACGCATTTGGGATTCTGTGGATAATCTACGTCTACAGCTATGTATGTTTGTCCAAACACCCCTGCACTTAGGCTTTGGACAATTTGGTAACGCCCTTGTAGTAATTTACCGATTATGTGGTTGGTCATGACCTGGTTACTCAGTAAGTGCCTTTATTTAGTTTTTCTGACATTACCTCCTGTTTCCGGAATACTTTAGAAATAAATAACCAGAGTTTTGATACGTTAAATACAAGTTTAATTTTTTAAGTATTTTTGCTTAAAAAAATAGTATTTTAATTTACTAAGATTTACTAAAGTTATTAATTTTTAATATGACGATATATGTTTATATGATTAATAAAAAATTTCAAGTTTCAAAGCTATTTTTTGTCTCTTTGTAACGGATTAGACGTAATTTGAAACCAAAAAAGAAAGAAGCTATAAAAATTGTGTAAATTTTGTATAAAGTTTATGTATTTTTACTTATGTTGGAATTTTTTATCTTATCATGCTAAAAACACTATTGTTTGATTTAATACATAATCTTTAGTGCCAATAAAACCCTAGTTCAATACTGAATTTTTTACTACGCTTGGTTACTCTTATTGTGGAGCAACCGTGTCCTTTGAAAAGCAGTGATTGTATAGGAAAAAGTTTTGTAGATTTTACCTAAACAGTTCAAATTTAGAAGGGTATCCAATGAAAAAGTGTTACAAATTGGCAATTACGGCTGCTATTGTTGGATTCGGATTAGGAACGCTAAATGCAGCACAAGCAGCAACTTTTACTATAAATGCATCAGATCAAGGTTGGTGGGCTGCTGAAGGGGGAATTAATGGGCATAATGATAACGATAATACCAACTATATAACTGGATATATCCGCGGAACAGATTTGCGTAACTTTTTTACATTCGATCTTGGTGCTATAGCAGGAGTCTCCTCAGCAACCCTGCAAATTCAACGATTTGAGGGTTCAGTAAGTCCAACAGAGACTCTAGGTTTTTTTGACGTTTCAACACCTGCTAATGTAGTTACTCATAAAAATAGTAGCCCCAACAACAGTATTTATAATGATTTAGGAAGTGGTAAAAATTATGGAACTTTTGATGTCACTACTTCTGGTGATCCAAACGAAATTCTGAGTTTTGTTCTCAACTCGGATGCCATTGCAGATATTAACGCCAGAAGCGGGAAATTTTTCTCAATTGGAGGTGCGCTTTTGGGTGATCTTGAAGAACATGATCGCGAAAATTATCTCTTCGCCGCTAGTGGTAATGGTCCGGTTGCTAAACTTGTCATTGAGAATACGGATTCAACCCCTGTTCCGGAACCTAACACCCTTGGTGGGATAGCGGTTGTCAGTGTTGCCGGATGGTGGCTAAAGCGCAAACAAAAAGCGTCTCTGGGTGTATAGACTAATTTAGTTTGAAGCAACTCCAACTGTACAGTGACAAATTAAATGGCATCGCGACAAATTAGTGTTATCAAGTTAAGCTTTACCTACTTTAAGCTTGCAACAATTTATTTTGATGCAGCCTGTAAGTTCCGAATACTGATTTTAGGCTGAACGCTAGAGAGTCCAGGCTTCACACCCTTGATGACACTAATTTGGCATAGTGACAAATAAACAATCACTGGACAAAAGTTCTGTAAAATCTCCAAATCATTATGTTCTGTGACATTAATTGTTTGCTCCAGTGTCGAACAAAGGCACTCGTTTCCTATTCACATAGAACAGGAAATCAAGAGCGATGTAGATAAAAGCAGTGCATCACCAAGAATATCCTAACCCTTAGCTTCCACATCTTCCTCAACTACCTCAGATTTTTCTGTTAACGGCTTCACTACCCGCGCGATCGCTTCTTGAATAAAAGCCTTGATAAATTCATCTCTGCGATTAATCTGAAACTGTCGCTGCACAACTTCCGTCATTCCACCATCACCCCAATCTTGATCGTGACGAAAATATTCAATAAAACTTTTACCAGCAATTCGCGTTAAATAAGCTGCTGTCACGCCTTGAATCGCCCTACCAATAATAAAGGTGGCAACATTGAGTTGCAAAGCTGTAGATAATAATTGAATTGCTCCTTTGACAATGCCCAAACTGGCGATCGTTTTCGCTAAAGAAAGGGCTAACTCTCGTCCTCGTTCCA from Nostoc sp. UHCC 0926 includes these protein-coding regions:
- a CDS encoding PEP-CTERM sorting domain-containing protein (PEP-CTERM proteins occur, often in large numbers, in the proteomes of bacteria that also encode an exosortase, a predicted intramembrane cysteine proteinase. The presence of a PEP-CTERM domain at a protein's C-terminus predicts cleavage within the sorting domain, followed by covalent anchoring to some some component of the (usually Gram-negative) cell surface. Many PEP-CTERM proteins exhibit an unusual sequence composition that includes large numbers of potential glycosylation sites. Expression of one such protein has been shown restore the ability of a bacterium to form floc, a type of biofilm.) — encoded protein: MKKCYKLAITAAIVGFGLGTLNAAQAATFTINASDQGWWAAEGGINGHNDNDNTNYITGYIRGTDLRNFFTFDLGAIAGVSSATLQIQRFEGSVSPTETLGFFDVSTPANVVTHKNSSPNNSIYNDLGSGKNYGTFDVTTSGDPNEILSFVLNSDAIADINARSGKFFSIGGALLGDLEEHDRENYLFAASGNGPVAKLVIENTDSTPVPEPNTLGGIAVVSVAGWWLKRKQKASLGV